The Juglans regia cultivar Chandler chromosome 1, Walnut 2.0, whole genome shotgun sequence nucleotide sequence aaattttaacatataataaaaccaatcaaaccctacaataacaaatatgagcataggtttaaaattacaatctcaataataaaaatataattatattgagaaatattaatattacaactcaacaataatacaattataattttgaaataaaatctaagagGGTTGATTTCGGGTTAAGTGAGTTGACTTGTTATTGACCTATTTATAAATCGCGTCATAATAGGTCAATCTGTTTTGATCCAAATCCGTTTAcgtcaaatctttttttttttttaaagataattgtGTAATTCTTTATTCAATAAACCTGAAACAAAGTTCTATCAATATAGTATTTCTTACTAAGCacaatatttgtattttttctagggttttcttctgtCCACACCCTCTCTTCTATACTAGACAAAGCTAGTTTTGCAAGTATATGAGCTACTTTGTTAGCTTCTCAATAAACAAATCTTGTAGACCAATCAGTCTTAcctttaagaattttttttatatcttctaTGAAAACCCCATAATCTGTTAACACATCCTCACTACTGCACAAGTCCTTCACAACAACCTGAGAGTCCCCCTCCAGTATTACTCTGTCGAGCCCCAGTTCCAAGCACAATAGAGCAGCTCTTCTAGCAGCCATGGCTTCTGCTGCACAAGCCCCTTCTTGATTCTCAACAGCCGAGCACAGACAAGATAGCACCTCCCCTTGATCATCCCTCACTACAACGTCAATCCCCACTCTTCTGTTGGTAGCATCCATAGCAGCACCCCAATTTGCCTTCACCCTCCCCACCTCAGGCTTTTCCCATTTAGCATCTTCTCTTCTCATAGCTCTAGTATCCATGCCTCTCTGTTGGACCAGATTTGCTTCCTTGAATTCTGCCCAAGCCAGCTTAGCAGTTTTAAGAACTTTCTTTAGTTCATCAAATTGATCTTCAAATACGCACAGGTTCCTCCTAAGCCACAACTTCCGCATGGTTTAAGCAATTAATTCCACCTCTTCTATACTTAACTTCATAAACATAGTGGCCCATAACTCTACAAAGCCAATCTCTGCATTAATCCATTTCTTTACAGGACACTCATCCTCTGCCCATACATCTGAAGTTGCAGGGCATCCCCAGATCACATGTACTGCTGTTTCAATCCCCTCTCACAGATAGGACACAAATTAGAAACAAAAGCTTTCCTTTTAAAGAGATTGGCCTTAGTAGGTAAGAGCTCATGACCCACTTTCCACAAAAATAGCTTCACAACACCTTGCACATTCATATTCCATATTTGCCTCCACATCCCCTCCACCTTATCCTTCCCTGAACCTTCTCCCATGTTCCTCCTCAATCTTTCTTTTCGGAGAAAATATGCAGATTTAACAGAGAACCTACCATTCTTTGTTGTCCCCCATACCATCCTATCCTCCACACCCCACCTACTAAGGGGTAACTTGCATGGGTAATGCTAGGGATCCCATTGGGGGATCTCGTTCATTTTCCcgttcacattttttttttgagtttttttatgcagtgattaagaaaatgttatttaataatattgtgaatttttttcattttttaaaaatatttaaaagtgttaaaaaattatggaaaaaaaaacattcaccattttcttaatcactacataaaaaaaaaaaaaaaaaaaaaaaaaactcaataaaaagaataaagaaattgGGAACGGGAAAATGAGCgggatccctatcattttccaacttGCATATGTGCTCTGCATCCATTGTATTGAAAGACTCGAAAATGAAATCTCTCTTCCAACATCCAGTCTCAACATCAATCAACAAGTTAACCTTGGCATCAAGAGGCAAAGTAGTTTGAGGAGATTGCACCTTGTATGAGCTAGGACATAGGAGCCATCTGTCATGCTAGACACTTATTTTCTTGCCGTCCCCAACCCTCCATAAAATCTCATCTTTGACAAGATCAATCATAGACCACAAGCTCCTCCATATGTATGAAGGATTATACCCCAGTTTTGCATCATTCAAGCTAACCCCTCTAAAGTATTTCTCCTTCATAATCTGAGCAACCAGCAGGGAAGGGAAAGTAAATATTCTCCAGCATTGCTTGGTTGAAACATTCAATATCCCTAAAGCCTAACCCTCCAACCCTTTTTGAATCCCTCAACTTATTCTAGCTTCTCCATTGTACCTTACTCTCCTTTTGTTTGtgcccccaccaaaacctcGCCATAAGGGAATAGATCTCTTTGCAAATTTTCCTTGGCAACATAAACACACTCATTGGGTATGTAGGAATAGCCTGAACAACATCTTCCAATAAAACTTCTTTCCCCGCCTGTGAAAAGAAAAGATTCTTCCAGTTATATATTTAGCTTAGCCCATACCCTTTCCTTAACTGATTTGAATGTGTTGTACCCAGACCTACCCATCATGGTAGGTAGAcctagatatttttcataacttcGACACATAGGAACCCTGCCACCCTTTAGATTTGTCTTCTCATTGCAGTAGTTGTGtttgtattgaaaaatatatggtggACTTTTGTAAGTTGAGCAACTGTTTCGAGGCCTTCCCATACAGCTCCAACAAATCATGAATCCTATGCCATTCAGCCATGAGTGCCCTCCCAAAAATcacacaatcatctgcaaagagcaAGTGATTTACCCTTGTTCCATCCCTGCCACTACAACCCCCCTTATCTTCTTAGACCTTTCAGCCATATTAATTAAGGAGCTAAGTCCTTCAGCACACAAGatgaacaaataaggagatatgAGATCCCCTTGTCTAATCCCACGAGTTGGCTTAATAACTCTGCCAGGTTCTccattcaataaaattgagtaagaaattgaattcaaacactgCATAATGAGCCCTATCCACCTCTCCCCAAACCCCAACCTCCTCATCATTCCTTCCAACAACTTCCACTCAATCCTATcgtatgctttagccatatccaGCTTTAGAGCTATACTCCCCACCCTTCCTTTTTGCCTTGTCTTCATTGTGTGGAGAGTCTCATAAACAATCATGACATTATCCGTTATAAGCCTCCTAGAAATAAAGGCGCTTTTGTTGCTGGAAATCAGATAAGGAAACAGCTTCTTAAGCTTGTTAGCCATCACCTTTGAAGCCAACTTATAGAccacattacaaagactaatgGGTCTAAACTCACTAGCTTTCGAGGGGTTCTTCACTTTAGGGATAAGTGCTATATAAATATGGTTAATGGTACTAGTTAGCTCCCCATAACCATTCAAAAAATTGAGTAAAGCCTCACTGACCTCCTTTCCCACAATGTGTTAGTAGGCTTGAAAAAAACAAGCCCCATACCCATCGGGTCCAGGGGATTTCAAAGGAGCCATCTGTTTTAAGGCAACCTCAATTTTCTCTCTAGTAAACTCCTTTTGTAACTCTACATTCATATCATATGTGACCCTTGGTACCACATTTCTTAAACACTCATCTATATTCTCCTTAGTAGACCCCAATGATTCAAATAGCTACTGGAACTGGCTATGAAATACCTGCTCAATCTCCTCATGCTCAGTCACCATCCTTCCTTCCTCAGTCAAAATCCCTTTCACCATATTCTTGCCTCTTCTCTGGCTAGCACAAgagtgaaatttttttgtatttttatcccCCAACTGGTACCAATTTCTCTTGGCCCTTTGCTTCCATTTCATATCTTCTTGCTCAAGTCAAAGCCCCAGCTCATCAAGAAATAATTAAGATTCAACAAAAGGCCATAAGTTCGTTATATTAGTTCTCTCGGTGTGGAGAAAGGGTCTCCTGTCTCTGTATAGGTCTTTGGGGATTGTTTATCTCTATTACGGGATAATTCTTGTACTATGGCGGGTGATTTGCATAGTCTGTATGCAAAGTTAACATTGACAGAACAGGAAGAGTTGGAATTACAGGTGGATTCACGGCTGATTGAAGATGTTCTTTTGAAGGGTAGTCAATGTTTGTTGATGAAACTATTGACAAATAAACACTATAACAGAGATGCTTTCAAGAGTACAATGAGGAAGGTTTGGCATCCAGTGAAGTCTATAAAATTCCAAAATCTTGATGACATCTTGGTGTTGGTGGAGTTTGAATATGAACGGGAGGGATAAAACATGAGTCTTGCGGGAGAGCCCATGGTCTTTCAATAAACAACTTGTGTTATTCCAGGA carries:
- the LOC118348487 gene encoding secreted RxLR effector protein 78-like, coding for MVKGILTEEGRMVTEHEEIEQVMANKLKKLFPYLISSNKSAFISRRLITDNVMIVYETLHTMKTRQKGRVGSIALKLDMAKAYDRIEWKLLEGMMRRLGFGERWIGLIMQCLNSISYSILLNGEPGRVIKPTRGIRQGDLISPYLFILCAEGLSSLINMAERSKKIRGVVVAGMEQG